Proteins encoded together in one Bradyrhizobium sp. CB82 window:
- a CDS encoding ABC transporter permease: MPAGLLALPLLLFLAYFFFYPAIALLFSSIQTQNSQGIIGRPFTIAHYARLVNVDLYARVFWTTLRISLITSALATVLAYPVALVMVKSRPLVTRIITLIVIAPLVVSVVVRGYGWQLILANGPKGMLNWIMMTLHIVDGPVSILYTEKAVVIGSLHVFFPMMVLPLASALGKIDRNLEDAARVLGAPWWKVFLRITLPLSMPGFVAGFTLVFSLTAGSFVIPAILGGASALMLGNLIEQQIFVVYDWPFGAAIAVVLVGVVFAVNGFSMWLLEGRRLRRSD, translated from the coding sequence TTGCCCGCGGGACTCCTGGCGCTCCCGCTGCTGCTCTTCCTGGCCTATTTCTTCTTTTATCCCGCAATCGCGCTGCTGTTCTCGAGCATACAAACCCAAAACAGCCAGGGGATCATCGGACGTCCGTTCACGATCGCGCACTATGCAAGGCTCGTCAATGTCGACCTCTATGCGCGGGTGTTCTGGACGACGCTCCGGATCAGCCTGATCACGTCGGCGCTCGCGACCGTGCTGGCCTATCCGGTCGCCCTGGTGATGGTGAAGAGCAGGCCTCTCGTCACGCGGATCATCACGCTCATCGTCATCGCGCCGCTCGTCGTCAGCGTGGTCGTGCGCGGATACGGATGGCAGCTCATCCTGGCGAACGGCCCGAAGGGAATGCTGAACTGGATCATGATGACGCTTCATATCGTCGATGGACCGGTTTCGATCCTCTATACCGAGAAAGCCGTAGTCATCGGGTCGCTGCACGTCTTCTTCCCGATGATGGTGCTGCCGCTGGCCTCGGCGCTCGGCAAGATCGATCGCAATCTGGAGGACGCGGCGCGCGTTCTCGGCGCGCCCTGGTGGAAGGTTTTCCTGCGGATCACGCTGCCCTTGAGCATGCCTGGTTTCGTGGCGGGCTTCACGCTGGTGTTCTCGCTGACGGCCGGCTCGTTTGTCATTCCCGCCATCCTGGGCGGCGCCTCGGCACTCATGCTGGGCAATCTGATCGAGCAGCAGATCTTCGTCGTGTACGACTGGCCGTTCGGTGCCGCGATCGCCGTGGTGCTGGTCGGCGTCGTGTTCGCCGTCAACGGCTTCTCGATGTGGTTGCTCGAGGGGCGTCGTCTTCGGAGGTCGGACTGA
- a CDS encoding pyridoxal phosphate-dependent aminotransferase, which produces MPELANRLKTVKVSASAAMTDKARELRDAGVKIVSLSSGEPDFPTPEHAIEAAHKAALAGDTKYPAMPGTVALRTAVQRKFKRENNLDYALDEILIANGGKQIIFNALFATCNPSDEVVIPAPGWITYADIVLLAEAKPVSVPCPENNQFKLRPADLEAAITPRTKWLILNFPNNPTGAACSRAEMRAIADVMLKYPDVWILTDDIYEHLTYDGFEFCTIAEVEPRLKERVVTVNGASKAYAMTGWRVGYCGGPKELIAAMTNVHGQATGGICTLSQAAAVAVLDGPQGYLKERANIYRDRRDLVVSLLNRIPGITCHKPEGAFYVFPNIAGCIGKTSTGGRRLETDADFISALLEEQHVAAVHGGAYGMSPYFRISYATDTETLKEGCRRIGNFCEGLR; this is translated from the coding sequence ATGCCTGAACTTGCGAACCGCCTGAAGACTGTAAAGGTGTCCGCCTCGGCGGCCATGACAGACAAGGCGCGAGAACTCCGCGATGCCGGTGTCAAGATCGTCAGCCTGTCGTCCGGCGAGCCCGATTTTCCGACGCCGGAGCATGCGATCGAGGCTGCCCACAAGGCGGCACTGGCGGGGGACACGAAATATCCGGCGATGCCGGGCACGGTGGCGCTCCGAACCGCAGTGCAGCGTAAGTTCAAGCGCGAGAACAATCTCGACTATGCCCTCGATGAGATCCTGATCGCCAATGGCGGTAAGCAGATCATCTTCAACGCGCTGTTCGCCACGTGCAATCCCAGCGACGAGGTGGTCATTCCAGCCCCCGGCTGGATCACCTACGCGGACATAGTTCTCTTGGCTGAGGCGAAGCCCGTGTCCGTGCCTTGCCCGGAAAACAACCAGTTCAAATTGCGACCGGCAGACCTCGAGGCAGCGATCACGCCGAGAACCAAGTGGCTGATCCTGAACTTCCCGAACAACCCGACCGGCGCGGCCTGCTCGCGCGCCGAGATGCGCGCGATCGCGGACGTCATGCTGAAATACCCTGACGTCTGGATCCTGACCGACGATATCTATGAACACCTCACCTATGACGGCTTCGAATTCTGCACCATCGCCGAGGTCGAGCCGAGATTGAAGGAGCGTGTCGTCACCGTCAACGGCGCTTCCAAGGCCTACGCCATGACGGGCTGGCGGGTCGGCTATTGCGGCGGTCCGAAGGAACTGATTGCCGCTATGACCAACGTCCATGGTCAGGCGACCGGCGGAATCTGCACGCTGAGCCAGGCAGCCGCCGTGGCGGTTCTGGACGGCCCGCAAGGTTACCTGAAGGAGCGCGCCAACATCTATCGCGATCGGCGCGACCTCGTGGTTTCGCTGCTCAATCGAATCCCCGGGATCACCTGCCACAAGCCGGAGGGCGCGTTCTACGTGTTCCCGAACATCGCCGGCTGCATCGGCAAGACTTCAACGGGTGGGCGTCGGCTCGAGACCGACGCCGACTTCATCTCGGCCCTGCTCGAGGAGCAGCACGTCGCCGCTGTTCACGGCGGAGCTTACGGAATGAGCCCGTATTTCCGGATCTCTTACGCGACCGACACGGAGACCCTGAAGGAGGGCTGCCGGCGCATCGGCAATTTCTGTGAAGGCTTGCGCTGA